The Helicobacter sp. 11S03491-1 DNA segment CGATAACTTTTATATTGTCTCCCTTGAAAAATCATCAAGTCTCCCGGAGATTCCTCTGTCCCGGCAAGCAAACTTCCTATCATGACACTGGAAGCGCCAACTGCAAGTGCCTTAGAAACATCACCTGAATATTTGATCCCACCATCTGCAATAATTGGCACGCCATATTTTCTCCCGACATTAGAACACCCATCAATCGCAGAAATTTGAGGCATTCCTACCCCTGCAACAATCCTCGTTGTACAAATGCTACCGGGACCAATACCCACTTTTATAGCATCTGCTCCGGCTTTGATGAGATCTTGTGTTGCTTTTGGAGTAACAACATTCCCTACAATTACATCTATCTTTAGTTTATTTTTAATACTCTCAAGTGTTCGGATGACATTTATAGAATGTCCATGAGCGCTATCTAAAACCAATACATCTACACCTGCTGTTACCAATGCCTCTGCCCTATCAAGCTGATTTACACCAATAGCTGCCCCAACTCTCAAACGTCCAAGCTCATCTTTATTTGCATTAGGGTATTCAATACGCTTTTGAATATCTTTAATGGTAATCAAACCTTTTAAAATATTTTTATCATCGACAATTGGAAGTTTTTCAATCCTATGTTGGTGCATAATCTCTCTTGCTTCTTCTAAACTAATCCCTACATGAGCTGTAATGAGAGGAGCTTTTGTCATTACATCTCCAACTCTTTTGCTTAAATCTGTCTCAAACCTCACATCTCTATTGGTTAATATACCAATCAAAAGTCCATTTTTATCAACAACAGGCACACCTGAAATTTTATAATTATCTGTAATCGCCTTTGCATCTGCCAGACTTCTATCAGCTTGAATATAAATTGGATCAGTGATAATACCACTTTCACTTTTTTTCACTTTTTTAATTTGATTGATTTGAGAAGCTATGTCCATATTTTTATGAATAATCCCCAACCCACCTAATCTTGCCATTGCAATGGCTGTTCTGTATTCAGTTACCGTATCCATTGCTGCGCTTACAAAAGGAATGTTTAAAGCAATGTTTTTCGTAAGCTTTGAAACAATACAAACTTCCTTAGGTAATATTTCTGAATATCCCGGGACTAATAAAATATCTTCAAAAGTCAAGGCTTTTTGTATAAGTTTCATTTTTTCTCCTAATCAAAATGTATATCTAAATTTTGTTCAAGCCCATAAGATGCATCCAATAAACTTTGTTCATCAAAACTTTTTCCTATTAATTGCATGGCTACAGGCAAGCCTTCCTTAGATTTTCCTATTGGCAATGAAATACAAGGCAATCCGGCAAGATTAACACCAATGGTGTAAATATCACTTAAATACATTTCAAGAGGAGAATGTGTAGCTCCAAATTTTGGCGCTACACTTGGAGCTACAGGACTAAGGATCATGTCTGCATCACAAAAAATATCTTCATACTGTTTGTGGATTAATTTTCTTATTTTTTGAGCTTTTGAATAATAAGCATCATAATACCCACTACTAAGCACAAAACTGCCAAGCATAATTCTTCTTTTGACCTCTTCTCCAAACCCCTGACTTCTTGTTTTGATATACAAATCCTTGAGATTATCCACATGTTGGGCTCTGTTACCATACCTCACCCCATCAAATCTTGCCAAATTCGAACTGGCTTCGGCTGTGCAAATGATATAATAAGTCGAAATATGATAGCTTGTATCCAACATTGTTTTAGAGACAATTTGGTGCCCCATTGATTCTAAAGTCCTTATAGTCTCTTGATATGCTCTTTGAATCTCAATATCTGCATCTTTGAGATAACCATCTAAAATAGCTATTTTAAAACGTCTATCTCTGTCTAATTTTGAAAATGTTTGCGTAGATGGCAATAAAGCGCTTGTAGAATCCATCTTATCATGACCGCTAATTGCATCAAACAATATAGCGCAATCTTCAACATTTTGAGTGATTGGACCAATTTGATCCAGACTTGAACTATAGGCTATCAGTCCATATCTGCTCACTCTCCCGTAAGTAGGTTTTAATCCAACACAACCACAATACCCTGCCGGCTGTCTGATTGAACCTCCCGTATCGCTCCCTAATGCTGCTATGGCAAAGCCACCTGCGACTGCTGCTGCACTCCCTCCGGAACTTCCCCCCGGAACTCTTGAAGTATCACGAGGATTTTTTGTCTTTCCATAACAACTGGTTTCTGTTGTACTTCCCATAGCAAATTCATCCATATTGGCTCTCCCGTAAGCGCACATTCCACTTTGATGAAGTTTTTCAATCACGCTTGCATTATAAGGAGAAACATAGCCTTTGAGAATTTTACTTGCGCAAGTGATTTCCCAATTTTTGACATTAATATTGTCCTTAATTAAAATAGGAACCCCACTGGATATGCTTTCCACAGGTTCATCAATATAGGCATTTAATTCAGAATTTTCATGGACTTGGTGAGTGATTTCTTTTTTGATCTCTTTGAGTTCTTCTTGGGTAAGAGATAGGGCTTTTTTCAATGTAACCATTCGATACATCCTTATTTAAGTTAGTTTTATTTCTACCGAATTATAAAATTTTATTGCTTATAAAAAACTACTCAAGAGAGAGTTTCCAAAAAATCCTCAACTTTTTTTTGCAATTCTTTAAGTCCTCCTGTATTTTCAATCACAACATCGCTTTGAATTCTTTTTTCTTCAATATCTATTTGTGCTTGTATTCTTTTAAGCGCTTCTTTTGAATCAATAAAATCTCTTTTGACAATCCTTTGAACCTGAATTTCTTTGGGGATATAAGCGAGCAAAACTTTATGTGCCTGATAAACCAATCTACCCCCTATTTCAAAAAATAATGGAATATCCAAAAAATAATATTGTTGGTGAGATTCTAATTTTTCTGCTAAGGTAAATATTTCTTGCCGGATTTTTGGGTGTAAGAGATTCTCAAGTTTTTTACGAGATGAAACATCATTAAAAACAATTTTACCTAGTTTTTTTCTATCAATCTCTCCTGTTATAGTAAGGATATCTTTATCTTCTCCAAAAAGCTTCAAAACTGAGTTTTTATTTTTATTTAAAACCTGATGGGCAATCTTATCTGCGTCTATGACTGTATAACCATACATCAAAAGTATGCTTGAAATTGTGCTTTTCCCGCAAGCTATTCCTCCTGTCAGAACAATTCCATAATGTAATTTCATATCATTAGTTCTTTAAAACACCTTTGAGTTGGTTTAACAAAATATGAGGCAACCCAAAAGCTCCTTGGTGAATATCTGCATTATAATATTTTAATCCCTCAAGCATATCTATTTTTTGCAGTAACATATCAGCCAACGGGTGGTATCGCTTGGAAGCAAAAACAAACCCTTTATCTGCAAGAATAGACAAAGGAGCAAAAAAAGGCATGACAATTTCAAAAAATTCTCCTGCGTTTAAGAGACTCATTTTAAAACTATCAAACTCAAGCAGAGGATGTTTAGTAGCAAAAATCAATATCCCCTCTTTGCTTAACAATCTGCTAATGCCATCTATTTCATGCTTGTTGGGCTGATTGAGACAAATAACCAAATCATATTTTTTAATTTCTAAATCAATAGCTTTTTGATATCGCTTAAAACGATCATCTTTTGTTACCAACGAAAAGTGAGGCAAAAAACTAATCAAAGAATCAAGAATCTTATCATCATTTTGAACAAAATCTACAGACAATTCTTGATGCCTCAAAAGCTCATAAGCAACCTCTAAATTAAACCCTCCCAGTATCAAAGCATTGTGAGGAGCAGGATGAGAACATGTAGCTATTTGGGCATTAAGCTCGCTTTCAACATAAAGATATTTTTTTAGTAACATGTATTTTTCATCAATTATGGCAATTTGCTCAAAATCATCACTTTTAAAAATCTCTAAAATATGCTCAGTGCTTCTCACATCAAGTATTTTTGTTTCTGCAGTATATTCTTGACGAAAATTTGGACTAATTTGCCTTGTAATCCACATAGATATCCTTAATAAATGAATATTTTAAAGAATGTTATTCAAAAACACATAAATATTAGCATAACAAAATTTAAAAATAAAAAATTCATCCCCTCTATCTGCCAACAATCTCTCGCAAACCTTTTGTGTTTGGAGGCGAAAGAAAACCTTGTTTTTCAAGCTCTTCAATAATAGAAGCAGCCTTATTGTATCCTACACCAAGCTTTCTTTGAATATAACTAATAGAAGTTTTTTTATCTTGCAAAATAATTCGTTTTGCCTCATCAATAAGCTCTCCTCCCTCAATAGGGGTGCTTGGAATCAATAAATCAGGTTCATCTATTAAAAAATTCTTATCATATGCAACCTCTCTTTGAGACTTGATAAATTTCACAATCTCCTCAATCTCTTCTTCTGATGCCCATGGTGCATGCAATCTTACAACCCCTCCTATTCCGGGGGGTGTAAAAAGCATATCTCCTCTTCCCAATAAACTTTGAGCCCCTTCAGTATCCAGAACTACTCTGGAATCCACCTTAGAACCCACCTTGAAACTAATTCTTGAGGGAAGATTAGTTTTGATAAGACCGGTTACCACATCAACGCTAGGACGCTGTGTTGCCACAATCAAATGAAGCCCTGCGGCTCTTCCCATTTGCGCTATTCTAGCTATAGGAAATTCAGCCTCTTTGCCTCCGGTCATCATCAAGTCTGCTAATTCATCAATAATAATCACCAAAAAAGGAAATACTTCAAGCCCTTCTTGCTTGGCTTTAGGATTATATTTATCAATATTCTTTGTCCTTGTTTGACTCATAATCTGATAACGTCTCTCCATTTCATTAACGGCGCTTCCTAAAGCTGCAATTGCTTTTTTGGGATTAGTGATAATAGGAGTAAGAAGATGAGGAATATCACTATACATGCTAAATTCGACCATTTTTGGATCTATCATGATTAATTTCAAATTATCCGGAGAGTTTCTAAAAAGCAATGATAATATCATAGCATTTACCCCTACACTCTTCCCGCTTCCGGTAGTTCCTGCGATCAAAATATGAGGTAATTTTTTCAAGTCAGTAACAAAAGGGTTTCCAACAATATCCTTGCCAAGCGCAAGAGTCAAAGGCGAAGCAGAATTTTTAAATACATCACTTTCTAAAATCTCTCTGAGATAAATAGTTTCTGTCTTGGCATTGGGGATTTCAATACCCACCACATCTTTTCCGGGTATAGGAGCTTGGATTCGGATAGACTGCGCACGCAGCGCCATTGCCAAATCATCTTCTAATGTCAAAATTCGACTGACTTTTACGTTGGGTGCAGGGCGAAATTCAAAAGTCGTTACAATAGGACCTGAATAAGTTCTGGCAATATCACCATCAATTTTAAACATTCTAAGCTTGATGAGCAAATCTTGAATTTTTTGATCTATTTCATTTTCATCAATTTGCATAGATTGTATTTTTGGCATCTCCAAAAGATCTGTGCTTGGCAACTTGTAATCTTTTGGTTTTTCAAGTTCGCCATATTCAAGCTCTTGAAGAAGTTGAGTATTTTCACTCAATTCTTTCACAATCAAATTCTTTTGTTTTAAAAACTTTACAAAAGATATAGGTTCTTGTGTTTTTTCATTGATTCCATCTATATTTTCTTCTTTTTCTTCTTTATTGATCATATTTTTTATATTAAAGAAACTTTTATCTTCATCCGGATTGGTTTTTTGTTTCTCAAGAGACTCTTGATTGTAAGGTTGTACCTGTGTTGCAAAATCAAAATTACAATTCAAGTCCATCTTATCTTGTTGTTTTATAATATTATTTTGAGAGTCTAATTTACTTATTTGTATTTGCGAGGATGTATCTTTAAGGGCATCACAAAAGAAGGAAGAATTTTTGGTCTTGATTACAGAATTATTTGCATAATCACTAAAATGTTTCAGGCTCAATTCTTCAAAAAACTGCTTATTACGATTTAATACTCTCTCAATATTGCCTTCTCTGACTTCCCCTTCTTCATCTTCACCTACCAATCTCACCATGTTTGCATATTTTTTTTCATTTTCTATCTGATCTTCCATGATGCTATAAGTTACCTTAATATTATTCTCATCAAATTCAAATTTTATTTCAGGATCTTTTATTTCAGGATCTTTTGGCACACAAACTTGAGGATCAAAAATTTCTTCATTTGAAATACTTGGAAATACTTTGATTTTTGGGGATTGGAAATCCTTCCATAAATCTTTAATATACTCTCTTAAACGTCCGCAATAATCCTTGCAAATATTTAAAAATTTTGTGAAATTTTTTGGAAAAAATATTACATAAGAGATAAAAATCATCATGAGTGCTAAAACAAAAATTCCAAAATAGCCTATAAATGGATACAAAAATTCCAAAATAGCCTGCCCTATGAGTCCTTTTTCAGATACCATTGCCTGCAAAATCAACAATGCTACAAACCCTAAAATACCCCCAAGAATCAATTCAATCCGACGTTGATTAAACTTGGGATTAACATATACACGATAAATGGGATAAATCAAAAGCAATAAGTAAAAATATGCAAAATATCCAAAAAAGTTGATATTTATTTGTGCAAAAAAAATGCCAAATTTTCCTACAAGACCGCTATTTCCAAATATTGTAGCAATGGAAAAAAATATTAATATTGCAGAAAAAATTACAAATAGGTATAATTGCTTAATAACTTATCCTTAATATAGCTAAATTTTAAAAACTGAAATTATAGCATAGTAACACTTATCAACAAATTTAGGAAGAAGAATGCATGGAAAAATTTTAAGATATTCTATTTCAACAGGTTCAGGAGTAGTAACGAACTCTTCCAAAAAAATCTTTGAACTTAGAAAAGAAAGTTGGCATGATACGAGATTTCTTCCTGTAGTGGGGATGTATGTAGAATTTCGGTGTGATACCAACGGGTATTCTATCACTAATGCCAAAGCTTCTTACTACCAAGATTTTCCTCCTGATTCCCTCATCAAAGAAGCTGATTTTTGGAAAAGCAATACAGATGAAGAACTCAAACAAAAAGAACAAGATATTAGAAACCAAATAGTCCAAAAAATTTTTAAAGAAACAAATTATTTTACACTCAAATCCATAGAACCCTCCTCTTCTGTGCAAGACTGCCTTAAGGAATATTTTACTCAAGAATTTAGCGCAATCAATACGATCACAAATGAAAATGATACAAATTTTAATTTCAAAATCAACTACTTACACACCAAACGTTTTTTGCTTAAAGCTATGGATTATTTGGTTTTCACAGATAGGGTTATCACTCTGGATACTTTTGCAAATGACCTTCAAACGCTCAATCGACTTGAATATTCTTATAAAAATTTTATCAAACACACTAATATTAATATTGAAAAAATTTATGAAAATAGCTTTTTAGAAATGCAGTACAACTATCGAGGTGTTCTCAAGGCTATCTTAAGCACAAGAGAAAAAATCTTGCAACTCAACAACAAGATTAAAAATAGCATTTATGAAACTAAACAAATCAAACTAAAACTTGAAAATAAAAAAAATGACGAAAAAACCCTGAATATAAAACTTGATAATATCCGACTTATTATTGCAAAATCTGAAGAAGAAGTTAAAATTCTAAAACGCACACTTGAGAGTCTGTCCAAACTGGAAGAAGCATTCAAACAGCAATATTTCAAAGTATTCGAAGCTGTTTTTAAAAAATTCTATGAACTTCTTATTAACAAAACAAAAGAAGCTATGGATATTTGTGCCACTCGTCTTGATGACAAAATCTGGAAACTTGGCATGAGTTCAACTGCAATCAAAAATATGTTTTTCAAACATGATATTAATGAGTCTTATTGCACAATGACTTTTCTAGGGCAGTACTTACGCAGGCTCGACAAGAATAAACTTGGTGAAAATGACAAAATAGTTTATGATTATTACTTTGATTATAAACAAGC contains these protein-coding regions:
- the guaB gene encoding IMP dehydrogenase — protein: MKLIQKALTFEDILLVPGYSEILPKEVCIVSKLTKNIALNIPFVSAAMDTVTEYRTAIAMARLGGLGIIHKNMDIASQINQIKKVKKSESGIITDPIYIQADRSLADAKAITDNYKISGVPVVDKNGLLIGILTNRDVRFETDLSKRVGDVMTKAPLITAHVGISLEEAREIMHQHRIEKLPIVDDKNILKGLITIKDIQKRIEYPNANKDELGRLRVGAAIGVNQLDRAEALVTAGVDVLVLDSAHGHSINVIRTLESIKNKLKIDVIVGNVVTPKATQDLIKAGADAIKVGIGPGSICTTRIVAGVGMPQISAIDGCSNVGRKYGVPIIADGGIKYSGDVSKALAVGASSVMIGSLLAGTEESPGDLMIFQGRQYKSYRGMGSIGAMAKGSADRYFQEGTAQEKLVPEGIEGRVPYRGKIRDVIHQLVGGLRSSMGYLGSRSIEALWESAEFIEITSAGLRESHVHDVDITKEAPNYHG
- a CDS encoding DNA translocase FtsK, with the translated sequence MKQLYLFVIFSAILIFFSIATIFGNSGLVGKFGIFFAQININFFGYFAYFYLLLLIYPIYRVYVNPKFNQRRIELILGGILGFVALLILQAMVSEKGLIGQAILEFLYPFIGYFGIFVLALMMIFISYVIFFPKNFTKFLNICKDYCGRLREYIKDLWKDFQSPKIKVFPSISNEEIFDPQVCVPKDPEIKDPEIKFEFDENNIKVTYSIMEDQIENEKKYANMVRLVGEDEEGEVREGNIERVLNRNKQFFEELSLKHFSDYANNSVIKTKNSSFFCDALKDTSSQIQISKLDSQNNIIKQQDKMDLNCNFDFATQVQPYNQESLEKQKTNPDEDKSFFNIKNMINKEEKEENIDGINEKTQEPISFVKFLKQKNLIVKELSENTQLLQELEYGELEKPKDYKLPSTDLLEMPKIQSMQIDENEIDQKIQDLLIKLRMFKIDGDIARTYSGPIVTTFEFRPAPNVKVSRILTLEDDLAMALRAQSIRIQAPIPGKDVVGIEIPNAKTETIYLREILESDVFKNSASPLTLALGKDIVGNPFVTDLKKLPHILIAGTTGSGKSVGVNAMILSLLFRNSPDNLKLIMIDPKMVEFSMYSDIPHLLTPIITNPKKAIAALGSAVNEMERRYQIMSQTRTKNIDKYNPKAKQEGLEVFPFLVIIIDELADLMMTGGKEAEFPIARIAQMGRAAGLHLIVATQRPSVDVVTGLIKTNLPSRISFKVGSKVDSRVVLDTEGAQSLLGRGDMLFTPPGIGGVVRLHAPWASEEEIEEIVKFIKSQREVAYDKNFLIDEPDLLIPSTPIEGGELIDEAKRIILQDKKTSISYIQRKLGVGYNKAASIIEELEKQGFLSPPNTKGLREIVGR
- a CDS encoding spermidine synthase; this encodes MWITRQISPNFRQEYTAETKILDVRSTEHILEIFKSDDFEQIAIIDEKYMLLKKYLYVESELNAQIATCSHPAPHNALILGGFNLEVAYELLRHQELSVDFVQNDDKILDSLISFLPHFSLVTKDDRFKRYQKAIDLEIKKYDLVICLNQPNKHEIDGISRLLSKEGILIFATKHPLLEFDSFKMSLLNAGEFFEIVMPFFAPLSILADKGFVFASKRYHPLADMLLQKIDMLEGLKYYNADIHQGAFGLPHILLNQLKGVLKN
- the coaE gene encoding dephospho-CoA kinase (Dephospho-CoA kinase (CoaE) performs the final step in coenzyme A biosynthesis.) — protein: MKLHYGIVLTGGIACGKSTISSILLMYGYTVIDADKIAHQVLNKNKNSVLKLFGEDKDILTITGEIDRKKLGKIVFNDVSSRKKLENLLHPKIRQEIFTLAEKLESHQQYYFLDIPLFFEIGGRLVYQAHKVLLAYIPKEIQVQRIVKRDFIDSKEALKRIQAQIDIEEKRIQSDVVIENTGGLKELQKKVEDFLETLS
- the gatA gene encoding Asp-tRNA(Asn)/Glu-tRNA(Gln) amidotransferase subunit GatA; its protein translation is MVTLKKALSLTQEELKEIKKEITHQVHENSELNAYIDEPVESISSGVPILIKDNINVKNWEITCASKILKGYVSPYNASVIEKLHQSGMCAYGRANMDEFAMGSTTETSCYGKTKNPRDTSRVPGGSSGGSAAAVAGGFAIAALGSDTGGSIRQPAGYCGCVGLKPTYGRVSRYGLIAYSSSLDQIGPITQNVEDCAILFDAISGHDKMDSTSALLPSTQTFSKLDRDRRFKIAILDGYLKDADIEIQRAYQETIRTLESMGHQIVSKTMLDTSYHISTYYIICTAEASSNLARFDGVRYGNRAQHVDNLKDLYIKTRSQGFGEEVKRRIMLGSFVLSSGYYDAYYSKAQKIRKLIHKQYEDIFCDADMILSPVAPSVAPKFGATHSPLEMYLSDIYTIGVNLAGLPCISLPIGKSKEGLPVAMQLIGKSFDEQSLLDASYGLEQNLDIHFD